The sequence below is a genomic window from Bactrocera neohumeralis isolate Rockhampton chromosome 4, APGP_CSIRO_Bneo_wtdbg2-racon-allhic-juicebox.fasta_v2, whole genome shotgun sequence.
agactagataaggaagTGAAGCAAATAGGTTTGGTTGAGAacgacgaaatatcttctgtcatcaaacaaacagtcgtcgtactcatgactaggctcccacgtcactgttgacagccataacatcgaagttgtagataacttcgtctatcttggaattaTCGTTAATACCAACAACGAAATCGAAcacagaatatctcttgccaataggtgctactttggactaagtaggcaaatgagaagtaaagtccactctcgacgaataaagaaCAAATTCTACAAGTAACTCATCATGCCCGTCTTGagatatgatgcagaggcatggagaatgacaacatctgatgagtcggcattaAGAGTTTTAGACAGAAGGGTTTTCCagtagatttatggtcctttgcgcgttgctAACGGCAAATACCCTAGTccatggaacgataagctgtacgaaatacatacatacatatatgatgacATTGACTTAGTTCATCGAATTGAGAAACaatggctacgctggctatatcatgtcatccgaatggatgaaagcaatccagctctgagagtattcgacggaagaggaagacctccacacaGTTGGAAAAATGAGGTGGAGAAGGATCGGACACACTTGGAATCTCAAAATCgcgtcaaacagcgaaaacgactggcgcgttgtagGAAACTAgactataaccacgtaagcggtgtcaataAGGAAAAAGTTATAGGCTCGATGCAACCGATGTTAACCTATTTTTCTTGTATACCATATTTCTAAAACATGTTTTAtgccaaaatttcaaataagaaaCACTTTGTTTGGTGTTTTAAACTCTCTTCGagtcatttttttgtgttttaatttatttgattttgaagtaaatttctTACGTTTTGCTAAACATTCTCGTAGTTCTTAaagatttttggaaattatacaTATGTCTTCAATCAATAATATTGTaacaaatggaaatatttttttagcatttcgTCTTACAAATTAGATTGTCACTTATACTGTTTGTTGGCTTGTTTCGCATTTGTCCGCTTAGCCTACGCCTCACTACAATTCTTCCAGCAACAACTTTATaacaaatgtataaaataattaattttaatagtaaagttgtatgtagtatgtatgtttatatacacacatacatacttttgtatatgtatgattgttacAATTCCAGGCGTTAAGACATTTTTGCGTTGAAGGCATTGTTCGGTTTTACTTTCactactttttttaaacaaaaaataatattttctttataaaatcaaTTCACAAATACATTAAAAGCGCTAACAGTGCGAACAttcatacatgtgtgtgtgtgtgtttgtatatatataaattaaatgtttttttataaattactctTTAAActtaactttaaataaataaacaattcacGGACCAGGTCCATAAAAACTTTACATTTGCacttaacaaaagcaaaaaattaaagaaaatcacTAAGTTGGCACCATTAGCGTATTATATACTTCAGATGCGTTGCATAGTTTTAGCGGCAACTGTCTTTTATcgataaaattttcattcaaactcGGCTGGGAGCTGAGCACGAAAAATTCTCCGTTATTTATTAATGCTGACTcttgctttttaaatttatttcttattttgcaCGCTGAGTACCGTTATCACACTACTTTTATCATCTCTTACTTACggtacattttatttttaatttttttctaagctACACACATTTCTCTCGCACTTAAATTCACTAAGCCTTAATCATTactaaagataataaaaattagaCTGCTTAAATAActaactgtctgtctgtttgttgTCTAACTAGCACTAGCCGCGAAACTACAGCTTCGAATTACTAAAAAAACACAACCGAATATACTAGAACGGCGCTCAGTTGTGGCTGTCTAGCGATAGACGTGTGCTCAGTGACCCGTTTCGTTGATATTCCCCGCCGCCAAGGTCAGACCATTATCAACGCCGGTTAGGAAACGTGGATTCGCGCCATTCGAGGTCAGTGTGGTGGTGCCAGGTGCAATGGCGGATGGTTCCTTGACATCAGTGGCTGGATTGTCCCACCATTGACGTTCACCGGAACCGAAGATGTTGTAGAAGGTGGCGCAGAAGATATACACGAAAGCGGCGATGAAGAACACGATCTGCCATTGACCCATAGTAGGCTGGAGAGTTGGAaataaagagaaagagagagagagatggaaaaatttagtatttattgCGCACAAAAAACAAGTCTAAGCTTAAAATCATACTCAAAACAAAACTTACCTTATTGTTGATTAAGTTACCGGCGGCAATGGGCGCCAACAGACCCGCCAAGTTCGCCGAACAATTTGTGATGGCCATCAGGAAACCGGCAAAACGTGGCGACAGATCCAAGTGATTGATTTTGAAGCCAGAGTAGATACCACCGTTCAGACCCACACCCACCGTGAGTATGGCAAGTGTCAAAGCACGATCACAGCCTGTGTACGAGGCGGCAATAAGGGCCAAACCTGGACCATATTGACCTATAGCGCGCATGAGAATACaaataattagtaaaaattaatttatttcttttcgcCGCCAGTTTACTCACCAATACTGTTGATAATTTTGcgtgttgttgtgtgtgtgaaACGATTTGATGAGATCATCCAATCGGCAATAACCGAAATGAACATTGAGAAGAGCCACATAGCCAAGTAAGGTAGGGATGAGAGCAAGCCGTTGGCTTTCAGTGAGAAGCGCAACACTTGTTTCATGTAGGTGGGCAATTCAGTCATTAGTGTCTCGTAACCGTAGTTGTGACCCATGTGCGCTAACAAGATGGCGTAGAAAGGCAGGCACTTTAAGATGGACTTGAAGGGAATTGCTGGCAcctataaaaagtgaaaaagtcgacaaaagtttattaaaagtaCACTTCAGACATTCCTCTAAACTTCATACTGCTAACAGAACAAAGCTCAAGAGTGTAACTGATTTTTTAGCACACTTGCTATGTTTTAATAGACACCTACCTTCTGATCGCCAGTACCCCATAGACTAGTGTTGATGTAGTTCTTCTCCGCCTCATCGATGCGTGGATGCGATGAAGGATCCTCATAGACAAACCACAAGAAAGCTATCGACCAAATCGTACCAACAGCGCCGAAAACATAGAAAATCGATGGCCAACCGCCAGAGAAACCATACTCGGCCAACAAACCGGACAACGGCATAGAGATGATGGTGCCGAATTGTGCGCCCGCATATACCGCTGCACCCATACGTGAGCGCTCATTGGGTGGTATCCACTTGGCGAGCAGCGCGTGTGTGCATGGCACAATTGGACCTTCGCCGAGACCCTGTATGAAGCGTACCGCGCAGAGACCATAGACGCCACCTTCGTAAGCGGCAACGGGCACGAGGAAGGCGAACACGGAATTGACAAGCATACCCCAGCCAAGGAAATTCATGGCGCCGTATTTTTTCGCCAAAATACCGAAGGGAATCTGTAGATGAAAGAATACGAAGAAAGTGTTTATAATGAGTTTAGTGTTACTACATTTTCGTTTAGcggaaaatgtgattttttccatgaacttattgttgttgtgttattgaACTAGCTACTCACTTGGGTCAGCACATAGCCGTAAAAGAACGAAGATAATATGTAGCCCTGTAAACTGGAGCTCCATACAAAGTCGCCGTCTTGTCCATTTTCCTAAaggttaaaagaaaataattattaaatatcatTTGCTTCTAATTTTCTAGATTTTCCAAGGGGATTGTTGTGCCATGAAGCGGCTGATTTACTTACCACAACTGTTAGATTTTGATCTGGGCACTCATCGTCATAGATATCCTCTTGATCAGCTGTGATGGCGGTGTGATTTACCATCGCCACAATGGCTACGGACATATTTGTACGCATCACATAGGCATTGGCCATGCCCAGGAAGAGCATGAAGGTGACAAAGTATCTTGTTGAGAAACATCCTGAAAAGAATCAAAGGGGTAATTGTGGGTCAGTTAAGCTAATAATGAAGATTATTTTATTGGGAGGttaaatctatgtatgtatattaaatttaactaattttattttttatttatgttaatggtctaaaatttgcaatttacttgagtcttatataaatttttgatatttaaagaGCGTGTACTAAAAAATTACTAAAGTGAAGTCTCCTCCCtattgatttcattttttcaaatattattgtaacaaattttttagagtACTAAATTGCTTATCATTGCTTTATGTTCAAGtatttaaaactaaacaaaaaagtaGCGCTAAACATTTACTAAAAGTACTAAAACTGTACTAAAATACAAAAGAGtactaaaaattggaaaagtatACTAAACGTTCCAAAAGTGTAATCAAAGCATGCTGAAATTGTACTAAAAATATTGAAGTGTAATTTCAGTACTAAATTTTAGTATTAGCAATAtactaaaatactaaaattaaattgaacagaagtgtatttcaaatattaaacgtTCTCAAAGTGTACTAAAAATGTACTAAAAGTTCTAAAATTCTACTAAAAATTCTAAAAGTATGCCGAAAGTACTAGAGTGTACTAAAAGTACTAACAATGtactgaaaataataaaatttaatttaacaaaagtgTATCTAAATATTAAAAGTGTTCTAAAAGCGTAATAAAAATTCTCAAGATGTACTAAAAGtactaaaaatactaaaataaaatttaaaacaagtgtACTACAAATATTAAGTGTTCTCGAAGTGTGCTAAAAATgctaaaagttttaaaagtgtaaaaaaaattacaaaagtgtACTGAAAGTACTAAAAATGGcctaaaaatactaaaattggattaaaacagtgtactatatacatatgtatatttaaaatttcctaaaagtgtaataaaaatgataaatgaaTACTAAGAGTTCTAAAAATACTAGAAACAGATTAGACAAATGAGAACTAAAAATGCTAAAAGCGTACTAAAAGTTCCAAAACTgtgctaaaattttaaaagtgtatCCAAATTACTAAAGTGTACTAAAAGTACTAACAATGTAATAAAActactaaaacaaaatttaaagagtgtaccaaaaatattaaaagtggtctaaaagtgtactaaaaatgctaaaaatctactaaaacttctaaaaatttgctaaaaatattaaaagtgatctaattattcaaaaatttacaagTGAAAATTTAGAACATCGCTCGTTTAAACGGCAGCTGTAGTgcttgaaaatttctttttagtaCATCTCACTATTACTTTTCCATtactattataatttttcaatgaaattccgtTGTCTTTTGGTACTCCGCCACCATACGCTAATTTGTTATTTGATTTACATTTGTATCTGAAAATTTCTGCTGACTCGCCATTCAATTAGCGAAGCCTCATACACCGTTAGTACTCGGTTTCGCAGCTGAGGTGCTAAAAGCTCGTGAATTCGAAGTAAGTGAGTTGTGTAACTCTGCCGCACCGTGAAAAGAATTTAGGCGGTGGCATTGCCTCGGTGCCACGTGCTTGTCATGAGATATGAGTGATggagaagaaaatatttgtttttatagaaacTTGTGTATTCTTAAGTTTTTCTGTCATTTATTGGAAATTAAATGTCGTgtgcaaaatagaaaataattatggCACAGGTTGACGGATTcgcattatatatgtacatatgtccgcTGGTGCTGCTTTTGAGGTTATATCTGCttgcaattaaaatttccgGCTATTGATCACTGCCGTGCACCAGCGTCACTGATCTTAATCAATACAAATGTTTTTGCACCAGAATTTCAAAAAaggaaatgaaataatatttttcagctgCGCGTTTAGCAGATTTGCGAAATGATTTCTACAAAGTGTTCAGTTTAATTAAGAAAgatatatgtctgtatatacttaGATACTTTTGCATATAACTGTATGTGTATTTGCACTTGTATGAGCGCACATTGACAGCCTATTAAagtgttttttgaaaatgtaccaAAGAAAcgtactttttttttgattttgcacCAATTCGGCATGTCATGCAAATTCTGGGTAAAATCATTTTTGGCAATGGTTTATACTTTGCCGGCGGCGGAACTAATATATCGCCAGAAATAGCTGCACGCGCTacacaaatttagaaaaagagtattgtgttattttttttaattcaataaatgttGATAGTTATTTTGGCTTTATATAAAAAGCGCTCAGTTTGAGCTTTTTCTGCCTGGTTGCAGTTAAAAGTGCCAAAAAGCTTACATTTACCAGTGAAAGCTCTTGGATTCAATAAAggaatatgttttataaaataaaacgcggtttaaaaatttcataatagtTATGCCCATAATTGTAAAAAGCTTTGAAGCtttcactaaaaatatatttataaaaagcttTGAAGCTTTCACTAAATTTATCAATGCATTCATAATTTTTGGCTGTTAGATTTGTCATAggaatatgttttataaatttaaacccGTTCTGAAGTTCCATTTAAGTTCTGCTCATAATGGTAAAAAGCTTTGAAGCCTTCATTAAACTACCTTGAATTCATGACTTTTGGCCCCTACGCtcgttataaaaaaatattttataatatttaaaccCACTTTGCTTTCaagtaattacaataatttgcaCTTTTAGTTATTTACCTTTCATCATTCTTGGCAAATCAAGTATTTGATCTTTATTAAGAAATTCGAAATAAGTTTACATTAATAAAACCacacaaaaatgttttaaatatgaaaGCTTCAAGGAACAAGCCTTGAAGCTTTCtatgttttgtgtttttacttcgaaatttgtttataaatcaACTTAACTGCTAAAAGACCAGAATATAATCATTAAGCTTTAAAGCTTGCACACAAAATATAAGTAATCCGCGTTTAATAGAAgtttagtattttaataaacaaatatgtgatccataagaaagaaataatttaaacatttcatcAACTTTAAAAATCTGAAGTTTGCAATAAACATCTTTTTAGGTAATTGCAGCTTCGCTGGATCTAGCTTAAAGCTTTAAGCTCATTGTTTCAATTGTGATCTTGTGAACCTTGTATAAAGAAACTGAgctgtttaaaattatattatattacttgATCCTTTACGCTTTCTCattaactttaactttttaagttttaaagctACCAGGTATAAAAGCTTCAGAAGCTTTAATAAAGAGTTTAATCATGTAAACTTAATTTAAAGTAACATAGCAATTAAAGATTAGAATTATGACCATGGAGCTTTTAAGCTCTCAAGCTCTTTTAGCAATTtctatttcaaatgttttataatttacaaTTGGTGGTTTAGAATGAAGCAGGGATAATAAATGAGTTATTATTTCACTTGAGAGCGTCTCTCCGTATTTCTATACctacttaatttaatttggtttCGAATTAGTATGTATGTGAAAGAAATTATCTTTATGTGACATTATCAATAGATATTCTATTTATCTGATACACATGTCCTATCAAATCTAGATATGCATACACTCCAACCATGGACTGACAGCACTTGTATTTTATCGCTAAAACAATTGGCTTGATTTCATTAAGCGCTTCATTAATAACAATAAAccacaaataaatgcaaaaattcaactatCAGCAAAAGTATGGCGAAAAACAATTTCGCAATCAGCCAaacaatatacaaaaacaagaaaaaaaaaacgaaagcgaCAACGACAGCTCACTAAGTGATTACTTAATTTCCTCTGCGAAATATGAGGGTTAATGGTAGCATATTTAAGCGCACActtatgatatatacatacatatgtatatatgaagaaatgtatataaatgtactcatatgtatgtatatatactcttaagcatgtgtatatatagaaGTGTGACACAAAAAATGCTTGCTTAAGCTTTTAGTGTCTGTCAATTTCCGCAGACGTCAGCGTGATAGTCGAGCACACGTGCATGACGGCACCAATGGAAAGCAACAAGCGTCCCACCGCTTATCTACTCGCCGGATAATGAGTGAAAATTCTTGGcaaaaaactccaaaaaaaaaatataaaatataataaactgagtagaatcaaagaaaatattatgtggTAAGCGGGTAGGCATATGTGTGCTTATGTATGAGTATATAGTACGCTGTGCATATGTTGGCTGTACATTTGCGTTTGCATTTCGAGAACTGAttaccatatatttatatttgtgatTGTgttaaagtatgtatatgcaaccACAATCATAACCCATAACAACGgtaaaaatatgacaaaaaaatagaaaaaattcatttaatatttataataaaaaaattaaaaaggtaaaaaatcagtaaaataaaaaaaagaaataataatataaaatttaataaaataaaaaataaattattgaaaatatatatttataaaaagtaaaaaatatagcaacagcaacatgtaattagaaaaaaaactaaaaaaaatttaaatgcaattttatagtaaaaaaaaataaaaatataataaagaatttattaaaattaaaaataattaacttaaattaaaaaaattataaatacatactaaaaaatatatacttataaaaattaaaaaaatatagcaacaacaacatgttattagaaaaaaactaaattcaattttttagtaaaaaaattaagttaaataaaaaaataaataaaaaaatatattaaaaataaaaaataaataaaatattataaaatttaattaaattataaaaaataaaaatttatataaaaataactaaaaacaaaaaattagtaaataaaattaaattaaaaaaataaaatcaaatataaaactaaaaaaaagaactagaatgaaaaaataataaattaaattaacaagaaataaaattaacaagaattaaattattataaaacaaataaaataatataaattggtagataataaaattaaatttttttatttaattttgttgtagaAGTATAAGCAATTCCACTATAGATTGTATTTTCAATAAAGTTCTTCAAATGTTattctacaaaatatttgttttaattttttgttaaaaattgtacaaaaaaaaatcttaaattaattaaatttctactttacaaaaattgtagaaaaaaattataaaaaaaaattttattaaaaaaaataaaatcttaaaaattcgaaaaattttacgCACAAATGACgcaatatttattacaaattacTTCTTAAAAAGTATGaacatatttgaaaacaattttgaaaaaaaaatttaattgagattttttattaaatttatgtggagaaaaatttttgaaaactataaaattgtgaaaacaattaatttaagttttaattaaatttcaatctgttgcaaaaaatgataaatgttattttaagtagaatgaaaaatctaaaataaaatattgaatatgcGAATTTAACAGAAGTAAagaacaaaatatacatatatgtaaatatatacatttttgttaatatattttaaaactgtatgcaaatgtatacaaaattttcattaaaaattcaaagtagtattttcaaaaattatgtctATTGAagagtcaaaatttttttatatattattaaacatttttttaattttataaaacaaaaattcttcaaTCTCGAAATATAGATATTTCCAAATCTttctaaaattcattaaaattttcaagtatttaaaaacaaaattatatttctattgCTAGGTGCGCTTGATTATAcaccttaaaattttaaatattaaagcatTCCGACCTATTTCGTTTGTACTCacaatcataaaaataaaaaaatccaaaatctGTATTTCGGCGA
It includes:
- the LOC126756148 gene encoding putative inorganic phosphate cotransporter isoform X3 gives rise to the protein MLFLGMANAYVMRTNMSVAIVAMVNHTAITADQEDIYDDECPDQNLTVVENGQDGDFVWSSSLQGYILSSFFYGYVLTQIPFGILAKKYGAMNFLGWGMLVNSVFAFLVPVAAYEGGVYGLCAVRFIQGLGEGPIVPCTHALLAKWIPPNERSRMGAAVYAGAQFGTIISMPLSGLLAEYGFSGGWPSIFYVFGAVGTIWSIAFLWFVYEDPSSHPRIDEAEKNYINTSLWGTGDQKVPAIPFKSILKCLPFYAILLAHMGHNYGYETLMTELPTYMKQVLRFSLKANGLLSSLPYLAMWLFSMFISVIADWMISSNRFTHTTTRKIINSIGQYGPGLALIAASYTGCDRALTLAILTVGVGLNGGIYSGFKINHLDLSPRFAGFLMAITNCSANLAGLLAPIAAGNLINNKPTMGQWQIVFFIAAFVYIFCATFYNIFGSGERQWWDNPATDVKEPSAIAPGTTTLTSNGANPRFLTGVDNGLTLAAGNINETGH
- the LOC126756148 gene encoding putative inorganic phosphate cotransporter isoform X1; amino-acid sequence: MLLSSEQCNRSRGAHVLVWDQSRLSDIFEDTKPQRCFSTRYFVTFMLFLGMANAYVMRTNMSVAIVAMVNHTAITADQEDIYDDECPDQNLTVVENGQDGDFVWSSSLQGYILSSFFYGYVLTQIPFGILAKKYGAMNFLGWGMLVNSVFAFLVPVAAYEGGVYGLCAVRFIQGLGEGPIVPCTHALLAKWIPPNERSRMGAAVYAGAQFGTIISMPLSGLLAEYGFSGGWPSIFYVFGAVGTIWSIAFLWFVYEDPSSHPRIDEAEKNYINTSLWGTGDQKVPAIPFKSILKCLPFYAILLAHMGHNYGYETLMTELPTYMKQVLRFSLKANGLLSSLPYLAMWLFSMFISVIADWMISSNRFTHTTTRKIINSIGQYGPGLALIAASYTGCDRALTLAILTVGVGLNGGIYSGFKINHLDLSPRFAGFLMAITNCSANLAGLLAPIAAGNLINNKPTMGQWQIVFFIAAFVYIFCATFYNIFGSGERQWWDNPATDVKEPSAIAPGTTTLTSNGANPRFLTGVDNGLTLAAGNINETGH
- the LOC126756148 gene encoding putative inorganic phosphate cotransporter isoform X2; the encoded protein is MSASKEQICASQDNDLDKPKGCFSTRYFVTFMLFLGMANAYVMRTNMSVAIVAMVNHTAITADQEDIYDDECPDQNLTVVENGQDGDFVWSSSLQGYILSSFFYGYVLTQIPFGILAKKYGAMNFLGWGMLVNSVFAFLVPVAAYEGGVYGLCAVRFIQGLGEGPIVPCTHALLAKWIPPNERSRMGAAVYAGAQFGTIISMPLSGLLAEYGFSGGWPSIFYVFGAVGTIWSIAFLWFVYEDPSSHPRIDEAEKNYINTSLWGTGDQKVPAIPFKSILKCLPFYAILLAHMGHNYGYETLMTELPTYMKQVLRFSLKANGLLSSLPYLAMWLFSMFISVIADWMISSNRFTHTTTRKIINSIGQYGPGLALIAASYTGCDRALTLAILTVGVGLNGGIYSGFKINHLDLSPRFAGFLMAITNCSANLAGLLAPIAAGNLINNKPTMGQWQIVFFIAAFVYIFCATFYNIFGSGERQWWDNPATDVKEPSAIAPGTTTLTSNGANPRFLTGVDNGLTLAAGNINETGH